The following is a genomic window from Methanobrevibacter sp..
CGCCAATATCTGAGATATTCTTATTGTCTGCCGCCTGTATTGCCAGTTCACTCAAACCGCTTGCAATAGCAATCTGGCCTGCAGCTGCAACATCAGATTTTTTTGCACCATTTTGATATAATCTTACCACTTCCCGCAATATCTCAGTGGTGTTAAGCTGATTATTTTCAATGATTACCGGAATTTCTAATTCATTTGTTGAATAATATGCTGCAGATTCAAGTTTCATGGAACATTCTCCTTCGTATGTTCTCTCATGACATATTTCTAATGCCGCAGCCATTGAATCAAGAACCCTGCCTGTACTTGTGGTAATTCCGACATTTATTCCTGAATTAATTTGTTTTTTGATATTTTTTATTTCAATTTCTCCGTATTTAAAGTAATTTGCATAATGTCTAATTAGATCATCGTCATTTAGGATGCTTGCAAGCATTCTTACAGGATATTTGGTTGCAACATCTCCTCCGGGCATTAATTGAGGTTGCAGGTGACTTAATCTTTCAAAACTGCTGATGTCTGTATAAAGAATTTCACCTCCCCAGCTGGTGCCGTCGCTTCCGAAACCCACTCCATCGGCAGCAATGCAAATCATCTCTTCAATTCCGTGGTCATTTGCAAGTGCTACAGTATGTGCATGATGATGTTGTACAGGTAAGACTTCCGCATCATATTTTTCACCAAGTTCATATGCTAAACGGGTTGTAAAGAAATGAGGATGCATATCACATGCAATCACGTCAAATTCATTGATTTTTGTGATTCTCTGCATGTTTTCAATGGCTTCACGTAAAAATTTCAATGTTTTAGGTTTATTGGTGTTTCCAATATGTTGTGAAGGATAAACTTTATTTCCACGGGCAATTGAAAATGTCACATCCAATTCAGGACCTAACGCAAGAACATCTAAGTCATTAACATCATAATTGATGGTATAAGGTTCAGGAGTGTATCCTCTGGAACGCCTGATAAAGGATAACTCATCATTTCTAAAACGGATAACTGAATCATCGCATCTGTTTAATATTTTACGATTGTGAACAAGTGAATAGTCATTAACTCCATTAATTATTTGTGAGTTTTCAATCATCATCGGTTCGCCGGGAATGTTGGCGGAAGTCATGACAAATGTGTCTATTTCGCTTTCATCGAATAATAAGTAATGCATTGGTGAGTATGGAAGCATTACTCCAATATTATGCAGTCCCGGAGATAAACTTTCTGGGAATCTGTAACCAGTTTTTTTCTTTAAAATGACAATTGGCCTTTTATTGGAAGTAATGGTTTTAATTTCTTTTTCGCTTAACTCAGCATATTTTTCCAGACTTTCAAGATCTCTGCACATTACCGCAAATGCCTGATTAGGTCTGTTTAATTTTTTTCTCAGCTCTTTTATTGCATCATCATTATATGCATCAACTACAAGGTGTGTTCCACCAATTCCTTTGATTGCCAATATCTTTCCTTTACTTAAAACTTCAGCACCTTTTCTGATGGGATTTTCACATTCAACGCGGGTTTTTCCATCATAAAAACTCATTTGAGGTCCGCAATCACTGCAACATATTGCCTCACCATGATAACGTCTGTCTAATGGTTGTTGGTATTCTATTAAACAGTCATCGCATAAAGGGAACTCATCCATTGATGTGCGGACACGGTCATAGGGCACGCTTTCAATCACTGTAAATCTTGGTCCGCAATCTGTGCATGCATTGAAAGGATATTTATAACGTCTGTCATTAGGATTTCTGATTTCAGCTAAGCATTTTTCGCAAATTGCAATGTCTGGCGGGATTACACTAACTCCTGAATATGTATCTCCACTTTCAATGATTTTAAAATCAGTATGGTTTTCTGCTTTGATTTCACGAACTTCCATTGAATCAATTTTTGCTATTGGAGGTAACTCTTCAGGAAGTCTTTTGACGAAATCTTCAGTATTTTCTCCTTCAATAATTATCTCAACTACATTTCCAAGGTTTCTAACATGTCCTTTCAAGTTTAAATCACTTGCTAGTCTATATACATATGGTCTGAATCCCACTCCTTGAACAATACCTTGGGTTAAAATCATTAAAGCATTCATTAAATTATAATATTGTAAGTTAAATTTTATATAATTTTATCCTAAATATTATTATTATGAAAGATATTCTTGAAAGATTGGTTGATGGGGAACTTAATATTGATGAAGCAGAAAAACTGCTAAAAGCAGATAATATTCTGGAGTTTGATGATATTGCTAAATTTGATATTAAACGTGAAGATAGAACAGGTTTTCCAGAAGCAATATTCTCTCCAAGTAAGGATTATGAAGATTTGATTGCAATAATAAAAAATTACTTGAAAAACAGCGATAAGGATTTAATAGTAACAAAATTGTCACAAGAAAGATTTGAAAAAATCACCAACGATTTAAACGATGATGAATTGATTTTTGATTATAA
Proteins encoded in this region:
- the hypF gene encoding carbamoyltransferase HypF, with translation MNALMILTQGIVQGVGFRPYVYRLASDLNLKGHVRNLGNVVEIIIEGENTEDFVKRLPEELPPIAKIDSMEVREIKAENHTDFKIIESGDTYSGVSVIPPDIAICEKCLAEIRNPNDRRYKYPFNACTDCGPRFTVIESVPYDRVRTSMDEFPLCDDCLIEYQQPLDRRYHGEAICCSDCGPQMSFYDGKTRVECENPIRKGAEVLSKGKILAIKGIGGTHLVVDAYNDDAIKELRKKLNRPNQAFAVMCRDLESLEKYAELSEKEIKTITSNKRPIVILKKKTGYRFPESLSPGLHNIGVMLPYSPMHYLLFDESEIDTFVMTSANIPGEPMMIENSQIINGVNDYSLVHNRKILNRCDDSVIRFRNDELSFIRRSRGYTPEPYTINYDVNDLDVLALGPELDVTFSIARGNKVYPSQHIGNTNKPKTLKFLREAIENMQRITKINEFDVIACDMHPHFFTTRLAYELGEKYDAEVLPVQHHHAHTVALANDHGIEEMICIAADGVGFGSDGTSWGGEILYTDISSFERLSHLQPQLMPGGDVATKYPVRMLASILNDDDLIRHYANYFKYGEIEIKNIKKQINSGINVGITTSTGRVLDSMAAALEICHERTYEGECSMKLESAAYYSTNELEIPVIIENNQLNTTEILREVVRLYQNGAKKSDVAAAGQIAIASGLSELAIQAADNKNISDIGATGGVFYNEAITDCVKNYIENNGYNFIQHLNTCAGDGSVSLGQSIVCKKSEKNV